A part of Gemmatimonadota bacterium genomic DNA contains:
- a CDS encoding phage holin family protein: MGFIVHTLVSAALLYVVGRLVDGIEVRDGKAAVFGALGLGLANAFVRPILIKLTLPITVITLGLFVFVVNALMIMLAAAFVDGFEVDDFPSALWAALALGLMNFLVAMFFGL; encoded by the coding sequence GTGGGATTCATTGTCCACACGCTGGTAAGTGCGGCGCTGCTCTACGTCGTAGGGCGGCTGGTCGACGGGATCGAGGTACGGGATGGGAAGGCCGCTGTATTCGGCGCGCTTGGACTCGGACTTGCCAACGCGTTCGTCCGTCCGATCCTGATCAAGCTCACGCTGCCGATCACGGTCATCACGCTGGGCCTGTTCGTGTTCGTCGTGAACGCGCTCATGATCATGCTTGCAGCCGCCTTCGTGGACGGCTTCGAGGTCGACGACTTCCCGTCGGCGCTGTGGGCTGCGCTCGCGCTCGGCCTGATGAATTTCCTCGTGGCGATGTTCTTCGGGCTGTAA
- a CDS encoding FKBP-type peptidyl-prolyl cis-trans isomerase, producing MRIRQGLMLLGTAIVVAACGGSGGAVGDYESAEAGAAYLAENGAKADVVTTESGLQYEVLRAGAGPAPTMGQSVQLHYRGTLPDGREFDSSYDGEPVVFAVGQLVPGFNEALMLMPAGSHYRVVLPGDLAYGPQRRSELIGPNQTLVFEIELLEIIDGK from the coding sequence ATGCGAATTCGGCAGGGTTTGATGTTGCTCGGTACGGCGATCGTGGTCGCGGCCTGTGGCGGCTCGGGAGGTGCCGTGGGCGATTACGAGTCGGCTGAGGCCGGAGCTGCGTACCTCGCGGAGAACGGCGCGAAGGCCGACGTCGTCACAACCGAGAGTGGGTTGCAGTATGAAGTGCTTCGGGCGGGCGCCGGTCCCGCGCCCACCATGGGCCAGAGCGTCCAGCTGCACTATCGAGGCACGCTACCGGACGGGCGAGAGTTCGATTCGTCCTACGACGGTGAGCCGGTCGTGTTTGCGGTAGGGCAGTTGGTCCCAGGCTTCAACGAGGCGTTGATGCTAATGCCCGCCGGCAGCCACTATCGGGTGGTCCTCCCGGGAGATCTCGCGTATGGTCCCCAGCGTCGCAGCGAGTTGATCGGGCCGAACCAAACCCTCGTCTTCGAGATCGAGCTGTTGGAGATCATCGACGGCAAGTAG
- a CDS encoding AMP-binding protein gives MPSMTDDSNPRASFKIDVPAEFNFTRDVVDDWANREPERLALIAVEPDGRTVHQYTFGELAALANRAAHVLRTRGVAKGDHVFVQLPRVVDWYSALLGAFKIGAVPMPGTTQLMAKDQAYRINRAGASVVIVDEEGAERLDRVRADCPSLRSLFVVGSSRDGWTDWQQALSEAPAEPAEAARTMIDDPLLLYFTSGTTGQPKMVQHVQSYALAHEITARFWQDLGPDDIHWTVSDTGWAKAAWGKLFGQWIVGSTVVMWNIVGKPDLARMLELIGELRVTSFCAPPTIYRAFTQLDLSGFDWSSLRHCTAAGEPLNPEVIQLWQQATGTTPYDGYGQTESVCLVANHPSELVKPGSMGRPAPGMAVDVIDDDGRVLDDHQEGHIAVRTDEWPIGLFRGYWKDPELTAEVFRHGWYYTGDRGRRDEDGYIWFVGRADDVILSAAYRIGPFEVESALIEHPAVAEAAVVGKPDRARGQIVKAYIILAPGYQGSDQLTDEIQAHVKSVTAPYKYPREIEYVTELPKTISGKIRRVELRGAD, from the coding sequence ATGCCGAGCATGACCGACGACAGCAACCCTCGGGCGAGCTTCAAAATCGACGTGCCCGCGGAGTTCAACTTCACCCGTGACGTCGTCGACGACTGGGCGAATAGGGAGCCCGAGCGACTCGCACTCATCGCGGTGGAACCGGACGGGCGCACCGTGCACCAGTACACGTTCGGCGAGCTTGCGGCGCTGGCGAACCGCGCCGCCCACGTGCTGCGGACGCGAGGGGTCGCCAAGGGCGACCACGTCTTCGTGCAACTGCCCCGGGTCGTCGACTGGTACTCGGCGCTGCTCGGCGCGTTCAAGATCGGTGCGGTCCCGATGCCGGGAACGACGCAGCTCATGGCCAAGGACCAGGCGTATCGAATCAACCGGGCCGGCGCTTCGGTCGTCATCGTCGATGAGGAAGGCGCCGAGAGACTCGACCGGGTTCGTGCGGACTGCCCGTCGCTGCGGAGTCTTTTCGTCGTCGGAAGCTCGCGGGATGGATGGACCGATTGGCAGCAGGCACTCTCGGAGGCGCCCGCCGAGCCCGCCGAAGCCGCCCGGACGATGATCGACGACCCGCTCCTGCTCTATTTCACATCGGGAACTACCGGTCAGCCGAAGATGGTCCAGCACGTGCAGTCGTATGCGCTCGCCCACGAGATCACGGCGCGGTTCTGGCAGGACCTTGGCCCCGATGACATCCATTGGACGGTGTCCGACACCGGATGGGCCAAGGCAGCGTGGGGCAAGCTGTTCGGGCAGTGGATCGTCGGCTCCACGGTGGTGATGTGGAACATCGTCGGCAAGCCGGACCTGGCGCGCATGCTCGAGTTGATCGGGGAGCTCCGGGTGACGTCGTTTTGCGCACCCCCGACGATCTATCGGGCGTTCACCCAGCTCGACCTCTCGGGCTTCGACTGGTCGTCGCTGCGCCACTGCACGGCGGCGGGTGAACCGTTGAACCCGGAGGTCATCCAGCTGTGGCAGCAGGCGACGGGCACGACTCCCTACGACGGATACGGCCAGACCGAGTCGGTGTGTCTGGTGGCGAACCATCCCTCCGAGCTGGTCAAACCGGGCTCGATGGGGCGCCCTGCGCCGGGGATGGCGGTCGACGTGATCGACGACGACGGTCGGGTGCTGGACGACCACCAAGAAGGCCATATCGCCGTGCGCACCGACGAGTGGCCGATCGGGCTGTTCCGAGGCTACTGGAAGGACCCCGAGCTGACTGCGGAGGTGTTCCGCCACGGCTGGTACTACACCGGCGATCGTGGCCGGCGTGACGAAGACGGCTACATCTGGTTCGTCGGGCGCGCGGACGACGTGATCCTTTCGGCCGCCTATCGCATCGGCCCGTTCGAGGTCGAGTCGGCGCTCATCGAGCATCCCGCCGTCGCCGAGGCCGCGGTAGTGGGCAAACCGGACCGGGCACGGGGCCAGATCGTCAAGGCGTACATCATCCTCGCCCCGGGCTACCAAGGATCAGACCAGTTGACAGATGAGATCCAGGCGCACGTCAAGTCGGTGACGGCACCCTACAAGTATCCCCGCGAGATCGAATACGTCACCGAGTTGCCGAAGACCATCTCGGGCAAGATCCGCCGCGTTGAGCTCAGGGGTGCCGACTGA
- a CDS encoding transglutaminase domain-containing protein, whose translation MDFPSGLDLRIREENLPAPPSVHEEGDRLIYEWVYEDIEAFESEPFSSDTSSVPQRIVISGDLQWGDIAQWYWGLTQTRYEVGPELEEKLTEVLAGSTTLSDSLRAVHRWVAQDIRYASISLGLGGYQPRAASEVLATGVGDCKDKTTLFLAVARHLGVEGYPVVVRNGGRVRPDMPSISQFNHMIAAIKPADEWLYLDLTVPVSPYGEIFGAHQGRTGVLLRDDGTAEVFEFPRTDASKNRSSIVIHGSLSENGHFEGTYTEVVTGAIQYRIRAEFARDFTTQQRASVRRGIGRRVFDEADVDSLELFDGRDLAVVPRLWAHVQAEDVLGEIPGGWMLPLRLPRSGSAELIARLEETNDRRFPIDAEKVFGRREHYTEYRIQLPEGWIADLPDDVRAISDFGHYESTYAQEGRELELVIRRLLRGTHGILPPERSVDLVEWFRTMYDDDVEYVVLVPQVSRHP comes from the coding sequence GTGGACTTTCCATCAGGGCTGGACCTTCGGATTCGTGAGGAAAACCTCCCAGCTCCACCGTCCGTCCATGAGGAGGGCGATCGGCTCATTTACGAGTGGGTGTACGAGGACATCGAGGCGTTCGAATCGGAACCGTTCTCCTCGGACACTAGTTCGGTACCCCAACGGATTGTCATCTCCGGCGACCTTCAGTGGGGTGACATCGCCCAATGGTATTGGGGGCTGACCCAGACTCGCTACGAAGTCGGCCCGGAACTGGAAGAAAAGCTGACGGAGGTCCTAGCAGGATCGACCACTCTCAGTGACTCCCTCCGAGCCGTGCATCGGTGGGTCGCCCAGGACATCCGGTATGCCTCCATCTCGCTGGGTCTCGGAGGATACCAGCCCCGCGCCGCGTCGGAGGTGCTCGCGACTGGAGTGGGAGACTGTAAGGACAAGACGACCTTGTTCCTGGCGGTGGCGCGTCACCTGGGTGTGGAAGGATACCCTGTCGTGGTGCGAAACGGCGGAAGAGTCCGACCGGACATGCCATCCATCAGCCAATTCAACCACATGATCGCTGCCATCAAGCCAGCGGATGAGTGGCTGTATCTCGATCTTACGGTTCCAGTATCCCCGTACGGAGAGATCTTCGGAGCTCACCAGGGCCGAACGGGTGTTCTGCTGAGAGACGACGGGACGGCGGAGGTCTTCGAGTTCCCGAGGACCGATGCGTCGAAGAACAGATCGTCGATCGTCATTCACGGTTCACTATCCGAGAATGGTCATTTCGAGGGGACCTACACGGAGGTCGTGACTGGCGCGATCCAGTACCGCATTAGGGCCGAGTTCGCTCGCGACTTCACCACCCAGCAGCGGGCGAGTGTGAGGAGGGGTATCGGTCGTAGGGTGTTCGACGAGGCCGATGTCGATTCACTGGAGCTCTTCGATGGTCGCGATCTCGCCGTCGTGCCCAGGCTCTGGGCGCATGTCCAGGCGGAAGATGTGCTTGGAGAGATCCCTGGGGGATGGATGCTTCCTCTCAGATTGCCTCGCTCCGGGTCAGCCGAACTCATCGCGCGCCTGGAGGAGACGAACGACCGCCGATTCCCTATCGACGCGGAGAAGGTCTTCGGTCGCCGAGAGCACTACACCGAGTATCGCATTCAGCTTCCCGAAGGGTGGATCGCCGACCTACCCGACGACGTACGAGCGATCAGTGACTTTGGCCACTACGAGTCGACCTATGCCCAGGAGGGTCGAGAACTAGAACTAGTCATCCGGCGGCTCCTGCGCGGCACACACGGCATCCTCCCGCCAGAGCGATCTGTAGATCTCGTTGAGTGGTTCCGGACCATGTACGATGACGATGTAGAGTACGTCGTACTCGTTCCACAGGTCAGTCGGCACCCCTGA
- a CDS encoding DUF3857 domain-containing protein: MARAVDSTAFPDESDYVLLEDGFFQIEADGTGVRRIRIVRQILKEGAVNRAAELSFAYDPSREEFDLEWARVVTADGTVISAEPVHVQEVDEPIALNAPVYSERKRVRASLGDLTVGRIVDLQYTIRLLDPPLPGDSWLSWTVNGLAARGRSTVGRAQGSREFKNRKDDES, from the coding sequence ATGGCGCGAGCGGTCGACTCAACCGCGTTTCCCGATGAATCCGATTACGTGCTATTGGAGGACGGGTTCTTCCAGATCGAGGCAGACGGTACTGGCGTCCGACGGATCAGGATCGTCCGTCAAATCCTGAAGGAGGGCGCGGTCAACCGGGCCGCAGAGCTCTCGTTCGCTTATGATCCGTCGCGCGAGGAGTTCGACTTGGAGTGGGCCCGGGTCGTGACAGCTGACGGTACCGTAATCAGTGCGGAGCCCGTCCACGTCCAGGAGGTCGACGAGCCAATCGCTCTGAACGCGCCTGTCTACTCAGAGCGTAAGAGGGTGCGAGCCTCTTTGGGAGATCTGACAGTAGGCAGGATCGTAGATCTGCAATACACGATTCGCCTACTCGATCCACCGCTCCCTGGCGACTCATGGTTGAGCTGGACCGTCAACGGTCTAGCAGCCCGTGGTAGAAGTACAGTGGGCCGCGCGCAGGGGTCTCGCGAGTTCAAGAATAGGAAGGACGACGAGTCGTAG
- a CDS encoding ABC transporter substrate-binding protein — protein sequence MLTHPLSERARRAGAVLLAGIVGLVSSCADGGSSGQGADGMEVVNIGYIGPLSGGAAYYGRNVQRGIMMAADEIAEAGGFEVDGRRVRFEIVSLDDRYLPYETATAARRLLQQSQTPVILVPHAGGIRVLQEMNTREPKFLLAAYSSEPSILEAENPLTLMLPPRFDGYQQPFVEVMMARFGARLGLLPTTTAYGRAWTEAVSAEWSRQGGTVGRDNGVNYNTTTDFTGAVNRALADDPDVLFVGGPSQPTALVIRAAREQGFEGGFLIMDQAKFMEMLDIVPMEHLEGAIGVYPQEIYPTAGAPLFTERYYARFGEDFQSPTSEVAITYQGLHLIAHAMKLAGTTTDPEAIRAHAGEAARTLPDELRIFDMDGVTEEGHLTRAVFAAHIVDGEFVAIRIPAPSGAPIH from the coding sequence ATGCTCACACATCCCCTCAGCGAGCGAGCGCGCCGCGCCGGCGCGGTTCTTCTGGCTGGCATCGTCGGGCTCGTCAGTAGCTGCGCGGACGGCGGCTCGAGCGGGCAGGGCGCCGATGGCATGGAGGTGGTGAACATCGGCTACATCGGGCCCCTGAGTGGCGGCGCCGCCTACTACGGTAGGAACGTCCAGCGAGGCATCATGATGGCTGCCGACGAAATCGCCGAGGCGGGCGGCTTCGAGGTCGACGGCCGCCGGGTCCGGTTCGAGATCGTTTCGCTGGACGACCGATACCTCCCCTACGAGACCGCCACAGCCGCGCGTAGGCTGCTCCAACAGAGCCAGACCCCGGTCATCCTGGTGCCGCACGCGGGTGGCATTCGTGTCCTCCAGGAGATGAACACGCGGGAGCCGAAGTTTCTATTGGCCGCCTATAGCAGCGAACCAAGCATTCTGGAGGCCGAAAATCCGTTGACACTCATGCTTCCTCCGCGCTTCGACGGTTATCAGCAACCGTTCGTGGAGGTCATGATGGCGCGCTTCGGCGCACGGTTGGGGCTCCTCCCGACGACCACCGCATACGGCCGGGCATGGACCGAGGCGGTCTCCGCGGAGTGGTCGCGCCAGGGCGGTACGGTGGGCCGTGACAACGGTGTGAACTACAACACCACGACGGACTTCACGGGCGCAGTGAACCGGGCATTGGCCGACGACCCCGACGTCCTCTTCGTCGGGGGTCCCTCCCAGCCCACCGCGCTCGTGATCAGGGCGGCTCGGGAGCAAGGCTTCGAAGGCGGCTTCCTCATCATGGACCAGGCCAAATTCATGGAGATGCTGGACATCGTCCCCATGGAACACCTCGAAGGAGCCATCGGAGTCTATCCGCAGGAGATCTACCCGACGGCCGGCGCTCCTCTCTTCACAGAGCGCTACTATGCGCGTTTCGGGGAGGACTTTCAGTCTCCGACCAGCGAGGTCGCGATCACCTACCAGGGCCTCCACCTGATCGCCCACGCCATGAAGCTCGCAGGGACGACCACGGACCCCGAAGCGATCCGGGCCCACGCGGGCGAAGCGGCACGGACCCTCCCCGACGAGCTCCGCATCTTCGACATGGATGGAGTTACCGAGGAGGGTCACCTCACCCGAGCGGTTTTCGCGGCCCACATCGTGGACGGAGAGTTCGTCGCAATACGGATCCCGGCCCCCAGCGGCGCACCGATACATTAG
- a CDS encoding branched-chain amino acid ABC transporter permease, which produces MTLFVQQFVNGIALGSVYSLVALGLTLVYGVLKVPNFAHGALYMAGAYVTYVMLTSFGTSYIVAMTISVAVLAVLGGSMELLVFRRLEGKSPVHAMIAALGLLFFMEGTADVIWGPDFRQVPTPFDGVVTLLGVNITEQRILVIVAAIVTMVALYLLLKRTLVGMSIEAMAQDREGALLVGIDTRRVAMLTFAISGVLAAVAGSLIAPLLLVFPSMGELIILKAFVIVILGGMGSVPGAILGGYLLALAEVMAGTYVSFAFSELIAFALLVLVLVIRPTGLFEKGV; this is translated from the coding sequence TTGACCCTCTTCGTTCAGCAGTTCGTGAACGGGATCGCGCTGGGCAGCGTGTACAGTCTCGTCGCGCTCGGCCTGACACTCGTGTACGGCGTGCTCAAGGTGCCCAACTTCGCGCACGGCGCACTGTACATGGCCGGCGCCTACGTCACCTATGTGATGCTGACGTCGTTCGGGACCTCCTACATCGTCGCAATGACCATCTCCGTGGCGGTGCTGGCGGTGTTGGGAGGGAGCATGGAGCTGCTCGTCTTTCGCAGGCTGGAAGGGAAGTCCCCCGTGCATGCGATGATCGCGGCGCTGGGACTGCTCTTCTTCATGGAAGGCACGGCGGACGTCATCTGGGGTCCCGACTTCCGACAGGTGCCCACGCCTTTCGACGGCGTCGTCACCCTCCTGGGTGTCAACATCACCGAACAGCGGATCCTGGTCATCGTGGCGGCGATCGTGACGATGGTCGCGCTTTATCTGCTGCTCAAACGGACCCTCGTGGGGATGAGCATCGAGGCCATGGCGCAGGACCGGGAGGGCGCGCTTCTCGTCGGCATCGACACGCGTCGGGTCGCGATGCTCACGTTCGCCATCTCGGGGGTTCTGGCGGCTGTCGCCGGATCCTTGATCGCGCCGCTCTTGTTGGTGTTTCCCAGCATGGGCGAGCTCATCATTCTGAAGGCGTTCGTCATCGTCATCCTGGGAGGCATGGGAAGCGTTCCCGGAGCGATTCTCGGGGGGTACCTGCTCGCTTTGGCAGAGGTCATGGCCGGGACGTACGTCTCGTTCGCCTTTTCGGAGCTGATCGCCTTCGCGCTGCTGGTCCTGGTCCTCGTGATCCGCCCGACGGGCCTGTTCGAGAAGGGGGTGTGA
- a CDS encoding branched-chain amino acid ABC transporter permease: MSSHRARGVSLSFLLLAAILFPLVVDNPYLVSVVVTAYVTAIAVYGLNVLLGYTGQLSLAQGGFFGVGGYTAGILMASHGVSFWMALPAAVAVTSVLGYLIGLAALRTRGDYFAIFTLAVGVMIVIVIERWEDVTGGTDGLIGIPPPSSIGPLHFDSLTAQYYLVLFFLVLTIYVVWSLVNSLVGRTFVAVRNSEDLARAVGIDAGRTHQVSFVISAALAGLGGALYAVFLGYIGPAMGGVQMTFMMLVYLMIGGVASLAGPLLGTLLVTGLMQALQAFAQYQMMALGPILVVVIIFFPTGLAGLAKRLLERWTR, from the coding sequence GTGTCCTCCCATCGCGCCCGGGGTGTCTCGCTCTCGTTCCTGCTACTGGCCGCGATACTTTTTCCGCTGGTCGTGGACAACCCGTATCTCGTCAGCGTGGTGGTGACGGCCTACGTGACGGCGATCGCGGTGTATGGGCTGAATGTGCTTCTCGGCTACACCGGGCAGCTCTCTCTCGCGCAGGGGGGGTTCTTCGGCGTTGGCGGTTATACCGCCGGCATCCTGATGGCCTCGCACGGGGTCTCTTTCTGGATGGCTCTCCCAGCGGCGGTGGCGGTGACCTCCGTGCTCGGATACCTGATCGGATTGGCCGCGCTACGCACGCGCGGCGACTACTTCGCGATCTTCACCCTCGCGGTGGGCGTGATGATCGTCATCGTCATCGAGCGCTGGGAGGACGTCACGGGCGGGACCGACGGACTCATCGGAATTCCGCCACCCTCCAGCATCGGCCCCCTCCACTTCGATTCACTCACCGCCCAGTACTATCTCGTGCTCTTCTTTCTCGTCCTCACGATCTACGTGGTTTGGAGCCTGGTGAATTCTCTCGTGGGACGCACGTTCGTTGCGGTCCGCAATAGTGAGGATCTGGCTCGGGCGGTGGGCATCGACGCGGGGAGGACGCATCAGGTCTCCTTCGTCATCTCGGCCGCGCTGGCCGGCCTTGGCGGGGCCCTCTACGCGGTCTTCCTCGGATACATCGGTCCGGCCATGGGCGGCGTTCAGATGACCTTCATGATGCTCGTCTATCTCATGATAGGCGGGGTGGCCTCGCTCGCCGGTCCCCTGCTCGGCACCCTCCTGGTGACCGGCCTCATGCAGGCCCTGCAAGCGTTCGCACAGTATCAGATGATGGCGCTCGGACCGATCCTCGTGGTCGTGATCATCTTCTTCCCCACCGGCCTCGCCGGGCTGGCCAAGCGCCTCCTCGAACGCTGGACGCGATGA
- a CDS encoding ABC transporter ATP-binding protein, with product MLLRVERLGMSFGGLKAVNDVDLDVPAGEITAVIGPNGAGKSTFFNLVSGFCTPTTGRIALNGVDVTGLAPHRMARLGVARTFQTTKLFPEAEVLDNVIVGRRQHTKSNVLDAILRTKRLRVEADECRERAREALEFAGVLHLESLPVGSIPQEARKRVAIALALVAEPRLLLLDEPAAGINEEETSGLTSLIRKVVESGVAVCLVEHKMRMVMDLSDRIVVLNQGKKIAEGTPEEIRKDPTVIDAYLGGSSHA from the coding sequence ATGTTGCTTCGCGTGGAACGGCTGGGAATGAGCTTCGGTGGGCTGAAGGCCGTGAATGACGTCGACCTCGACGTGCCGGCGGGAGAGATCACGGCCGTGATCGGACCCAACGGTGCCGGCAAGTCGACCTTCTTCAACCTGGTGAGCGGTTTCTGCACACCGACCACGGGTCGCATCGCTCTAAACGGAGTCGACGTCACCGGGCTCGCCCCCCACCGGATGGCCCGCCTCGGTGTGGCCCGCACCTTTCAGACGACGAAGCTCTTCCCTGAAGCCGAGGTGCTGGACAACGTCATCGTGGGCCGACGGCAGCACACGAAGAGCAACGTGCTCGACGCGATTTTGCGCACCAAGCGCCTTCGCGTCGAGGCCGACGAGTGCCGCGAGAGGGCCAGGGAGGCGCTGGAGTTCGCGGGCGTGCTGCACCTCGAGTCCCTACCGGTGGGGAGCATCCCCCAGGAGGCCCGAAAGCGGGTCGCCATTGCCCTGGCGCTCGTGGCCGAGCCGCGACTGCTCCTGCTGGATGAGCCCGCGGCGGGGATCAACGAAGAGGAGACGAGCGGGCTCACTTCGCTCATCCGCAAGGTGGTGGAGAGCGGAGTCGCCGTCTGCCTGGTCGAGCACAAAATGCGCATGGTCATGGACCTCTCAGACCGGATCGTCGTCCTCAATCAGGGGAAGAAGATCGCGGAGGGCACGCCGGAAGAGATTCGAAAGGACCCCACAGTCATCGACGCATACCTGGGCGGGAGCAGCCATGCTTGA
- a CDS encoding ABC transporter ATP-binding protein, which yields MLELKGVSVQFGSFLALRQVTVSVREGEIVVLLGANGAGKSTLFRAISGLERPSEGTIHFDGRDLTRMPAHRIVREGVAQAPEGKHLFIEASVRKNLLLGAYVRRGEPAAVQESMNEVFDLFPMLRTKAGDAAGTLSGGQQQMLSIGRALMARPRLLLLDEPSLGLAPLVVEQVFEAILEINRRGTTVFLAEQNAHAALKVAQRGYVIESGTVAMEGDRDTLVDNPEVRRAYIGV from the coding sequence ATGCTTGAACTCAAAGGGGTCAGCGTCCAGTTCGGCTCGTTCCTGGCCCTGCGGCAGGTGACCGTTTCGGTTCGGGAAGGAGAGATCGTGGTACTGCTCGGCGCCAACGGTGCCGGAAAGAGCACCCTATTTCGGGCCATCAGCGGTCTCGAACGGCCCTCTGAGGGCACGATCCACTTCGACGGTCGGGACCTTACCCGTATGCCGGCCCATCGAATCGTGCGCGAGGGCGTGGCGCAGGCGCCTGAGGGAAAGCACCTGTTCATTGAGGCTTCAGTGCGAAAGAACCTCCTCCTGGGCGCCTACGTGAGGCGCGGGGAGCCGGCCGCGGTTCAGGAGTCCATGAATGAGGTCTTCGACCTCTTTCCCATGCTGCGAACGAAGGCTGGCGATGCCGCGGGCACACTGAGTGGCGGCCAGCAACAGATGCTGTCGATCGGGCGTGCTTTGATGGCTCGTCCGCGGCTCCTCCTTCTCGACGAGCCGTCTCTCGGCCTGGCCCCTCTCGTGGTCGAACAGGTCTTCGAAGCGATCCTGGAGATCAATCGGCGCGGCACCACCGTTTTCCTCGCGGAACAAAACGCCCATGCCGCGTTGAAGGTGGCACAAAGGGGCTACGTGATCGAAAGTGGGACCGTGGCGATGGAGGGGGACCGAGACACCCTGGTCGACAATCCTGAGGTGCGCCGGGCCTACATCGGCGTCTAA
- a CDS encoding haloalkane dehalogenase: MKTIPVLDSHMAYVEVGTGEAIVFLHGNPTSSYLWRNVIPHVESMGRCLAPDLIGMGRSGPAAGGQYRFADHRRYLDAWLEAVGATSGVTFVLHDWGSGLGFDWARRHADAVRGIAYMEALVQPVTWDAWPEAARGIFQAMRSPAGEEIVLEKNVFVERILPSAVLRELSEEEMAEYRRPYLEPGECRRPTLTWPREIPIDGEPREMVEVVQGYADWLSESDVPKLFINCDPGSILVGPQREFARSWPNQREVTVKGSHFVQEDSPDEIGQAIAAWLPTI, translated from the coding sequence ATGAAAACGATCCCGGTACTCGATTCACACATGGCGTATGTCGAGGTTGGAACGGGAGAAGCGATCGTATTCCTGCACGGTAACCCGACGTCGTCGTATCTCTGGCGCAACGTCATCCCCCACGTGGAGTCTATGGGTCGCTGCCTCGCGCCGGACCTCATAGGAATGGGGCGCTCAGGGCCGGCGGCAGGTGGGCAGTATCGCTTCGCCGACCACCGACGCTACCTCGACGCATGGCTCGAAGCGGTGGGTGCCACCAGCGGCGTGACCTTCGTGCTCCACGACTGGGGCTCGGGGCTCGGCTTCGACTGGGCGCGGCGGCATGCCGACGCGGTCCGCGGAATCGCCTACATGGAAGCGCTCGTGCAGCCGGTAACGTGGGACGCGTGGCCCGAAGCGGCCCGAGGCATCTTCCAGGCGATGCGCTCGCCGGCGGGTGAGGAGATCGTGCTCGAGAAGAACGTCTTCGTGGAGCGAATCCTGCCGAGCGCCGTGCTCCGGGAGCTGTCCGAAGAGGAGATGGCAGAGTATCGCCGGCCCTATTTGGAACCTGGTGAGTGCCGGCGCCCGACACTCACATGGCCGCGGGAGATTCCCATCGACGGTGAGCCCCGTGAAATGGTCGAGGTCGTGCAGGGATATGCCGACTGGCTTTCCGAGAGTGACGTGCCGAAGCTCTTCATCAACTGTGACCCGGGCTCGATCCTCGTCGGTCCGCAGCGGGAGTTCGCGAGAAGCTGGCCCAACCAGCGCGAGGTCACCGTGAAGGGCAGCCACTTCGTTCAGGAGGACTCGCCCGACGAGATTGGTCAGGCGATCGCCGCTTGGCTCCCCACGATCTGA